In Colletotrichum destructivum chromosome 8, complete sequence, the following proteins share a genomic window:
- a CDS encoding Putative glycoside hydrolase, family 3, glycoside hydrolase family 3 domain-containing protein, producing MRSELAAWALAVLPLGASCTSIPPSSLPHLSSLARRNESLPIYKNSSYCVDDRVEDLLSRMTLQEKAGQLFQTQLQQGPNGTLDAGNATARRNSTDNMIGEKHMTHFNLVGDIVDARQVAEFVNLVQQRALDTRLGIPVTLSTDPRHSFTENIGTGFRAGVFSQWPESLGLAALRDPYLVRQFAEVAREEYIAVGIRSALHPQVDLATEPRWSRLGNTWGEDANLTSELLVEYIKGFQGKELGPYSVTTVTKHFPGGGPMENGEDSHFTYGKNQTYPGDNFDYHLIPFKAAIAAGARQMMPYYSRPIGTEYDPVGFSFNKQIVTGLLREELGFQGIVVSDWGLITDTVIRGQDMPARAWGVESLTELERAARVLDAGVDQFGGEQRVELIVQLVEQGNVTEERLDVSVRRLLREKFLLGLFDNPFVDPEAAARVVGNDYFARLGNDAQRRAYTLLTNRDEILPLKHVGAETKFYIEGFNATLLESRNFIVVPTPEEADYALLRLEAPYEPRPGGFEAAYHAGSLEYSAEEKARQAAIYAAVPTIVDVILDRPAAVPEVVDAAAAVFGSFGSGSEAFLDVVFGIASPEGKLPFDLPRSQQAVEDAREDVPFDTENPVFRFGHGLRYASKCAA from the coding sequence ATGAGATCTGAACTGGCAGCCTGGGCCCTGGCCGTCCTCCCCCTGGGAGCGAGCTGCacatccatccccccctcaAGCCTCCCTCACCTCTCTTCCCTGGCTCGCAGGAACGAGTCCCTGCCCATCTACAAGAATTCTTCCTACTGCGTCGACGACCGGGTCGAGGACCTTCTGAGCCGCATGACTCTCCAAGAGAAGGCCGGCCAGCTCTTCCAGAcgcagctgcagcagggGCCCAACGgcaccctcgacgccggcaacgCGACGGCCCGGCGCAACAGCACCGACAATATGATCGGCGAGAAGCACATGACGCACTtcaacctcgtcggcgacattGTCGACGCGCGGCAGGTCGCTGAGttcgtcaacctcgtccaGCAGCGCGCCCTCGACACCCGCCTCGGCATCCCCGTCACCCTGTCGACGGACCCCCGCCACAGCTTCACCGAGAACATTGGAACCGGCTtccgcgccggcgtcttctCTCAGTGGCCCGAgtccctcggcctcgccgccctgcggGACCCGTACCTGGTCCGGCAGTTCGCCGAGGTCGCTCGCGAGGAGtacatcgccgtcggcatccgGTCCGCGCTGCACCCGcaggtcgacctcgccacCGAGCCGCGGTGGTCCCGCCTGGGCAACACCTGGGGCGAGGACGCCAACCTCACCagcgagctcctcgtcgagtaCATCAAGGGCTTCCAGGGTAAAGAGCTGGGCCCTTACAGCGTGACGACCGTCACCAAGCACTtccccggcggcggtccGATGGAGAACGGCGAGGACTCCCACTTCACCTACGGCAAGAACCAGACGTATCCCGGCGACAACTTCGACTACCACCTCATCCCCTTCAAGGCGGCGATCGCGGCCGGCGCTAGGCAGATGATGCCGTACTACTCGCGTCCCATCGGCACCGAGTACGACCCCGTcggcttctccttcaacaaGCAGATCGTCACCGGCCTCCTGAGGGAGGAGCTCGGCTTCCagggcatcgtcgtctccgACTGGGGCCTGATCACGGACACGGTAATCCGCGGCCAGGACATGCCCGCCCGCGCGTGGGGGGTCGAGAGCCTGACGGAGCTCGAGCGCGCCGCCcgggtcctcgacgccggagTCGACCagttcggcggcgagcagcgcgtcgagctcatcgtccagctcgtcgagcagggcaaCGTGACGGAGGAGAGGCTCGACGTCTCTGTCCGGCGCCTCCTGCGCGAGAagttcctcctcggcctcttcgacAACCCCTTCGTCGACCCGGAGGCCGCGGCCCGCGTCGTCGGCAACGACTACTTCGCCCGCCTCGGCAATGACGCCCAGCGCAGGGCCTACACGCTGCTCACCAACAGGGACGAGATCCTCCCTCTGAAGCACGTCGGTGCCGAGACCAAGTTCTACATCGAGGGCTTCAACGCCACCTTGCTCGAGTCGCGCaacttcatcgtcgtcccgacgcccgaggaggccgactACGCCCTCCTGCGGCTCGAGGCGCCCTACGAGCCCCGTcccggcggcttcgaggccGCGTACCACGCCGGATCGCTCGAGTACtccgccgaggagaaggcccgCCAGGCCGCCATCTACGCGGCCGTGcccaccatcgtcgacgtgATCCTCGACCGCCCGGCCGCCGTTCCCGAGGTGGtcgacgctgctgccgccgtcttcggcagcttcggcagcggcagcgaggccTTCCTGGACGTTGTGTTCGGCATCGCCTCCCCGGAAGGCAAGCTGCCTTTCGACTTGCCCCGCTcgcagcaggccgtcgaggatgcGAGGGAGGACGTGCCGTTCGACACGGAGAACCCCGTGTTCCGGTTCGGTCATGGTTTGAGGTACGCTAGCAAGTGCGCGGCATGA
- a CDS encoding Putative alpha-mannosyltransferase, nucleotide-diphospho-sugar transferase — MIRFLVLPRYGSQSTPVITAAAFIALAVVYLLRFNGHITPFTSASFSFRTSRVSGLNLDAINSTAQYFVDYPLGPPYKNVFGELGERTKVLRSWIEALEEKNGGGNGDGLRVVGAERQFLDETVERVASSLFPYLQSPPRDIHSQSPLADLRRSFSNAGAHARHPAQQQQRVGGGGDRYTKMDYAHRNAGIVIPTGRGTLRFACHLVASLRHVHRTKLPIQIVYAGDEDLSQEDRDTIVEAAAGADDGHVEFLDILTVFNDTTLRLAEGGWAIKPFAALGSRFEEVILLDADVVFLQPPEQLLQQRAYRERGALLFHDRLLWKDEFPDRHAWYHEMLKHPSEELQKSLVWTERYAEEGDSGVVVLDKGRLDVLMGLLHTCWQNSYDVRTSWTYRITYGDKETWWIGLETTGAAYAFSRHYGGMVGWRKPLAGGGESVVQTGQTQVCSFVIAHVDETDDLLWYNGGLLKNKMDDPAEFSVPTHWMIDQQWVKGARKKDMSCMVGTNARVLSTHETGVLEQSIEAAKDVDYRLELV; from the coding sequence atgaTTCGCTTCTTAGTCCTCCCCCGATACGGCTCTCAGTCGACGCCAgtcatcaccgccgccgccttcatcgccctcgccgtcgtctaTCTCCTCCGCTTCAACGGCCACATAACGCCCTTCACATCGgcctccttcagcttccGGACCTCCAGGGTCTCGGGcctcaacctcgacgccatcaactCGACGGCCCAGTACTTTGTCGACTACCCCCTCGGCCCCCCCTACAAGAATGTCTttggcgagctcggcgagcgGACAAAGGTGTTGCGGTCGTGGatcgaggcgctcgaggagaagaacggcgggggcaacggcgacgggctgCGGGTTGTGGGCGCCGAGAGGcagttcctcgacgagacgGTCGAGCGAGTCGCTTCATCCCTGTTCCCCTACCTGCAGTCTCCGCCGAGGGATATTCACAGCCAATCCCCGCTTGCCGATCTCAGGCGAAGCTTTTCAAATGCCGGCGCTCATGCGCGGCATCCtgcgcagcagcagcagcgtgtTGGGGGAGGCGGAGACAGATACACCAAGATGGATTACGCGCACCGGaacgccggcatcgtcatcccCACCGGACGGGGCACGTTGCGCTTCGCGTGCCATCTGGTGGCGTCGCTAAGGCATGTCCACCGGACAAAGCTGCCGATCCAGATCGTCTACGCCGGAGACGAGGACCTCTCGCAAGAGGACCGCGATACGATAGTAGAGGCCGCGGCCGGGGCCGATGACGGACACGTCGAGTTCCTGGATATCTTGACCGTCTTCAACGACACCACGCTGAGGCTggcggagggagggtggGCGATCAAACCGTTCGCCGCGCTGGGCAGCCGGTTCGAAGAAGTCATCCTTCtggacgccgacgtcgtcttcctgcAGCCCCCGGAGCAGCTGCTGCAACAGCGCGCGTACCGGGAAAGGGGAGCGCTGCTCTTCCATGACCGGCTGCTCTGGAAGGACGAGTTCCCGGACCGGCACGCCTGGTACCACGAGATGCTCAAGCACCCGAGCGAGGAGCTGCAGAAGTCGCTGGTGTGGACCGAGAGAtacgccgaggagggcgactcgggcgtcgtcgtgctcgacAAGGGCCGGCTGGACGTGCTAATGGGCCTGCTGCACACGTGCTGGCAGAACTCCTACGACGTCCGCACGTCGTGGACGTACCGGATCACGTACGGCGACAAGGAGACGTGGTGGATCGGCCTCGAGACGACGGGCGCGGCGTACGCCTTCTCGCGGCACTACGGCGGCATGGTCGGCTGGCGGAAGCCgctggcgggcggcggggagTCGGTGGTGCAGACGGGCCAGACGCAGGTGTGCAGCTTTGTGATCGCGCACGTGGACGAGACAGACGACCTGCTGTGGTACAACGGCGGCCTGCTGAAGAACAAGATGgacgacccggccgagtTCTCCGTCCCGACGCACTGGATGATCGACCAGCAGTGGGTCAAgggggcgaggaagaaggacaTGAGCTGCATGGTCGGGACAAACGCGAGGGTGCTGTCGACGCACGAGACGGGGGTGTTGGAGCAGAGCATCGAGGCGGCTAAGGATGTTGACTATAGGCTCGAGTTGGTGTAG
- a CDS encoding Putative Luciferase-like domain-containing protein — protein MSDENQNGATGAKPKKQILLNAFDMFTVGHLSFGQWRNPKDRAKDKRRDLTYWTDLAKLLDKGGFVGLFLADTYGPYDTRLSVLFQTSRYKGSAEPSVRTGAQWPMADPVIPVSAMAAVTKNLGFAITTSTSYEQAYVVAKRFSTLDHLTKGRFGWNIVTSWKESASKAVSVLCEPENSDRSNTSVNHKVGLPLVEHDTRYENADEYLRVLYKLWEGSWSDTALVEDAEKGIYSDYSQIRPIHHHGKFHVDAPFLTDPSPQRTPVLFQAGTSPAGIKFGSTHAEGIFVAGLSPHVVAPRVKAIREGAIAAGRDPYSVKVFAMITPIIGRDEDDARRKYDEALRHVLDVAGNLQRIHSSLYNLRYRGDDVPRLTPRNLGTVAAIGGNGAMPVGTAAQVADVFQEWIDVADVDGFNIGYVITPGSFEDAVEYLVPELRSRGLLPEPIPEGGPAPTFREQIYGPGQKGLRSDHPGYKYKYDTYEQAVAEEEAAKALSAEQKA, from the exons ATGTCCGACGAGAATCAGAACGGCGCCACGGGCGCCAAGCCAAAGAAGCAAATACTCCTCAACGCCTTTGACATGTTCACCGTGGGACACCTGTCCTTCGGCCAATGGCGGAACCCCAAGGACAGGGCCAAGGACAAGCGCCGGGATCTCACGTATTGGACCGACCTCgccaagctgctcgacaAGGGAGGGTTTGTCGGCCTTTTCCTGGCCGACACGTACGGGCCGTACGATAC CCGGCTAAGCGTGTTGTTCCAAACTTCCAGATACAAAGGCAGCGCGGAGCCGTCAGTCCGGACGGGCGCTCAATGGCCGATGGCTGATCCCGTCATC cccgtctcggcgatggcTGCTGTGACCAAGAACCTGGGCTTTGCCATCACGACGTCGACTTCGTACGAGCAGGCCTACGTCGTCGCCAAGCGATTCAGCACTCTCGACCACCTAACGAAAGGTCGCTTCGGGTGGAATATCGTGACGAGCTGGAAGGAATCGGCGTCCAAAGCAGTGAGTGTGCTTTGTGAACCCGAGAATTCTGACCGTTCTAATACATCTGTCAACCACAAGGTCGGTTTGCCGCTGGTAGAACACGACACACGCTATGAGAACGCAGACGAGTATCTTCGGGTCTTGTATAA ACTATGGGAAGGGTCCTGGTCAGATACGGCACTGGTAGAAGACGCTGAGAAGGGGATTTACTCCGACTACTCCCAGATCCGCCCAATCCATCACCACGGCAAATTCCACGTCGATGCTCCCTTCCTGACGGATCCGTCTCCCCAACGCACCCCGGTCTTGTTTCAAGCCGGGACATCTCC GGCCGGCATAAAATTCGGCTCAACCCACGCTGAGGGCATCTTCGTAGCCGGCCTCTCCCCCCACGTCGTCGCGCCCAGGGTGAAGGCCATCCGCGagggcgccatcgccgccggccgggacCCGTATTCGGTCAAGGTCTTCGCCATGATCACGCCCATCATCGgccgggacgaggacgacgcgcGGCGCAAGTacgacgaggccctgcgccacgtgctc GACGTCGCGGGCAACCTGCAACGCATCCACTCGTCGCTGTACAACCTGCGCTaccgcggcgacgacgtgccgAGGCTGACGCCGCGCAACCTCGGCACCGTCgcggccatcggcggcaacggcgcgaTGCCGGTcggcacggcggcgcaggtcgccgacgtgTTCCAGGAGTGgatcgacgtcgccgacgtggaCGGCTTCAACATCGGCTACGTCATCACACCGGGAAgcttcgaggacgccgtcgagtATCTCGTCCCCGAGCTGCGGAGCAGGGGTCTCCTCCCGGAGCCGATACCCGAGGGCGGTCCGGCACCGACCTTCCGGGAGCAGATTTACGGGCCGGGACAGAAGGGGTTGAGGTCCGACCACCCGGGCTACAAGTACAAGTACGACACGTACGAGcaggccgttgccgaggaagaagctgccAAGGCCCTCTCTGCCGAACAGAAAGCGTGA